One Heptranchias perlo isolate sHepPer1 chromosome 2, sHepPer1.hap1, whole genome shotgun sequence DNA segment encodes these proteins:
- the LOC137334764 gene encoding zinc finger protein 3-like: MCEKAFTVLSNLLTHQRVHSDERPFKCSDCEKSFKRTNDLLQHQRSHTGERPFTCSVCGKGFTRSSHLLSHQRVHADERPFQCSDCGKSFKSTNELLKHQRTHTGERPFTCSVCGKGFTRSSSLIEHQLVHSDKRPFQCSDCGKSFKSRNDLLKHQRTHTGERPFTCIDCGKGFTQSSHLLRHQQVHTGERPFTCSECGKGFTQSSSLLTHQRVHM, encoded by the coding sequence ATGTGTGAGAAGGCTTTCACCGTgttatccaacctgctgacacaccagcgagttcactctgatgagagaccttttaaatgttctgactgtgagaagagctttaaaagaacaaaTGATCTTCTGCAACACCagcgcagtcacactggggagagaccgttcacctgctccgtgtgtgggaagggattcactcggtcatcacaccttctgtctcaccagcgagttcacgctgatgagagaccttttcaatgttctgactgtgggaagagctttaaaagcacaaacgaactgctgaaacaccaacgcactcacactggggagagaccgttcacctgctccgtgtgtgggaagggattcactcggtcatccagtcTCATTGAGCACCAACTTGTTCACTCTGACAAGAGACcttttcaatgttctgactgtgggaagagttttaaaagcagaaatgatctGTTGAAACACCAAcggactcacactggggagagaccgttcacctgtattgactgtgggaaaggattcactcagtcatcacacctgctgagacaccagcaagttcacactggggagaggccgttcacctgctctgagtgtgggaagggattcactcagtcatccagcctactgacacaccagcgagttcacatgtga